One window from the genome of Cryptomeria japonica chromosome 6, Sugi_1.0, whole genome shotgun sequence encodes:
- the LOC131856010 gene encoding iridoid oxidase-like, whose amino-acid sequence MGKRKKKSRANLPPGPPGWPIVGNLLQLGKKPNESLWALSQQYGPLMTLSLGMKTAVVVSSSEMAKEVLKIHDQNFAGRIMIEAAKVFSHHESSIAFAQYGDYWRKFRRIATTELFTPTRLQALQHLRRDQVSETIRMVFEKKGTSMNIAELVYYEGLNLMSNAIFSKNLFDPKNLESAELRNTFSEMVNLTGKPNLADFYPFLKLVDPQGVCRRLTVHHKRLHEYLDVFIQDRLEARRQGVGLPKEKDFLDILLDLTAHDFTLVNIRALLLELLSAGSDTTTTTIEWVMVELIANPYVMKKAQKELEEVIGFNRKVEESDIDRLPYLHAIVKEVFRLHPALPLALPHRADNSCEVAGYMIPKHAMVIVNLWAIGRDPKIWKEPLKFMPERFFNGENSKVKYKGQNFELIPFGAGRRICLGLPLAHQMVHFTIASLIHSFNWMLPIGMNYNKIDMSETFGIVLKKSKELHAIPTPRLPNHLY is encoded by the exons AtggggaaaagaaagaagaagagcagAGCAAATCTTCCTCCTGGACCTCCTGGCTGGCCCATCGTGGGAAACCTTCTCCAGCTGGGGAAAAAACCCAATGAATCTCTGTGGGCTCTTTCTCAGCAATACGGTCCTCTCATGACTCTCTCTCTCGGCATGAAAACTGCTGTGGTGGTTTCATCCTCTGAAATGGCAAAAGAGGTCCTCAAAATCCACGACCAGAATTTTGCAGGACGGATTATGATAGAAGCAGCAAAGGTGTTTTCTCACCATGAATCTTCAATTGCTTTTGCTCAGTATGGAGATTACTGGCGGAAGTTCAGACGCATTGCCACCACAGAGCTTTTCACTCCCACCAGACTCCAAGCGCTGCAACATCTCAGAAGAGATCAAGTCTCCGAGACGATTCGAATGGTCTTTGAGAAGAAGGGGACGAGTATGAATATTGCAGAGCTGGTGTACTACGAGGGTCTCAATCTCATGAGCAACGCCATTTTCAGTAAGAACTTGTTCGATCCCAAAAATCTAGAGTCTGCAGAATTGAGAAACACTTTTAGTGAAATGGTGAACTTGACCGGAAAACCCAACTTGGCCGACTTTTATCCGTTTCTGAAGTTGGTGGACCCTCAGGGAGTGTGCCGTCGTCTGACAGTCCATCATAAGCGACTACATGAGTACTTAGATGTATTCATACAAGATCGGTTGGAGGCGAGGAGGCAAGGGGTCGGTCTACCCAAGGAAAAGGACTTTCTCGACATTCTGCTCGATCTGACTGCCCATGATTTCACTCTGGTGAATATCAGGGCTTTACTCTTG GAACTCTTGTCTGCTGGTAGTGATACTACTACTACAACAATTGAATGGGTTATGGTGGAACTAATTGCCAATCCTTACGTAATGAAAAAAGCGCAAAAGGAATTAGAAGAGGTAATTGGTTTCAATCGAAAAGTGGAAGAATCTGACATAGATCGTCTACCTTATCTCCATGCTATAGTGAAAGAAGTGTTTCGACTACACCCAGCACTTCCTTTGGCATTGCCCCATAGAGCAGACAACTCATGTGAGGTGGCAGGGTATATGATACCTAAGCATGCCATGGTGATTGTGAATCTGTGGGCAATTGGAAGAGATCCTAAAATTTGGAAAGAACCTTTAAAATTTATGCCAGAGAGGTTTTTTAATGGTGAGAATAGTAAGGTAAAGTATAAGGGACAAAATTTTGAGCTGATACCATTTGGAGCTGGAAGAAGAATATGCTTAGGACTTCCTTTGGCTCATCAAATGGTTCATTTTACTATTGCTTCCTTAATCCATTCCTTCAATTGGATGCTTCCAATAGGGATGAATTATAATAAGATAGACATGAGTGAGACATTTGGAATAGTATTAAAGAAGTCTAAAGAATTGCATGCAATCCCCACACCAAGATTACCAAATCATCTATACTAA
- the LOC131037712 gene encoding uncharacterized protein LOC131037712: MPLDRLGITVAFPCVLCNKNLESSSHLFLHCDFAYDCWNWLLSKLGLSDVIGKDLASHFHSHPLMFSSSFCACLWVISQSIIIWNIWLEQNKMIFKKVTSLVSEVLHKIEASISEVALSYIYKNLGSQSSFLHWDSRITRVWGALSTLPSHGSISKSYNSLAKRALTKWKPSPWGHFKLNFDGASQGNPGKAGVGMAIFDHNAHLILAKCHDLGYITNNFAEFQALSLGLDMTISLKIKNTVIEGDSMVIIQSVMKKKSNCWKLQYLLDQIL; encoded by the coding sequence ATGCCGTTGGATAGATTAGGCATTACTGTGGCTTTTCCTTGTGTTCTTTGTAATAAGAACCTGGAGTCCTCCTCACATCTGTTTCTCCattgtgattttgcttatgatTGTTGGAATTGGCTGCTTAGTAAATTGGGCTTATCTGATGTTATAGGCAAGGACCTTGCCTCTCATTTTCATTCCCACCCTCTcatgttttcttcttctttttgtgcaTGTCTTTGGGTTATCTCTCAATCTATTatcatttggaatatttggctGGAACAGAATAAAATGATTTTTAAGAAGGTTACTTCCTTAGTATCAGAGGTTTTGCATAAAATAGAAGCCTCGATTTCGGAGGTTGCTTTGTCTTATATCTATAAGAACTTGGGAAGTCAATCTTCTTTCTTGCATTGGGATAGTAGGATTACCAGGGTTTGGGGAGCCCTCTCGACTTTACCTTCTCATGGCTCAATCTCCAAGAGTTATAATTCTCTTGCGAAGCGGGCATTGACCAAATGGAAACCTTCGCCTTGGGGTcactttaaacttaattttgatggtgcctcccaGGGAAACCCTGGGAAGGCAGGGGTGGGGATGGCTATCTTTGATCATAATGCGCATCTCATTCTTGCTAAATGCCATGATCTTGGTTATATCACTAACAATTTTgctgagtttcaagctttgtctttAGGGTTGGATATGACAATTTCTCTAAAGATCAAGAACACagtaattgaaggtgattcaatggtTATTATTCAgagtgttatgaagaagaaatctaattgttggAAGTTGCAGTATTTGCTGGATCAAATTTTATAG